The following coding sequences lie in one Azospirillum humicireducens genomic window:
- the tssC gene encoding type VI secretion system contractile sheath large subunit: MSDAQTQGAGATGAVAEGTGLSILDQAIAATKQTEPDRAQELLRTLTQEALAGTVTFNKNLGQTINKAIAAIDAKISKQLNAIMHHDKFQKLEGSWRGLNYLVMNSETGSNLKIRVMNCPKKDLYKDISKAAEFDQSNLFKKIYENEFGIAGGEPYGALIGDYEFTNHPDDMELLTGVSNVAAAAFAPFVSAASPKLFGFEDMTDLSKPRDLEKIFDSVEYAKWRSFRESDDSRFVTLTMPRVLARMPYGANTKPIEEFAYEEAPYEGGIARPMHHNDYCWMNSAYAMGQRLTNAFSQYGWCTAIRGAEGGGKVENLPFHTFTSDDGDSDAKCPTEIGITDRREAELSKLGFLPLCHYKNQDYAVFFGAQTTQKPKKYDRPEATANAAISARLPYIMATSRFAHYLKIMARDKIGSFMEASDCEAWLNRWILNYVNGNEAAGQEMKAKYPLAEAKVQVKEIPGKPGSYNAVAWMRPWLQMEELTTSMRMVARIPQAG; encoded by the coding sequence ATGAGCGACGCTCAGACCCAGGGCGCAGGCGCCACCGGTGCCGTTGCCGAAGGTACCGGCCTCTCGATCCTCGACCAGGCCATCGCTGCCACCAAGCAGACCGAGCCGGACCGTGCGCAGGAGCTGCTGCGCACCCTGACCCAGGAAGCGCTGGCCGGCACGGTCACCTTCAACAAGAACCTGGGCCAGACGATCAACAAGGCGATCGCCGCGATCGACGCCAAGATCAGCAAGCAGCTCAACGCCATCATGCACCACGACAAGTTCCAGAAGCTGGAAGGCTCGTGGCGCGGCCTGAACTATCTGGTCATGAACTCGGAGACGGGGTCGAACCTCAAGATCCGCGTCATGAACTGCCCGAAGAAGGACCTGTACAAGGACATCTCCAAGGCGGCCGAGTTCGACCAGAGCAACCTTTTCAAGAAGATCTACGAGAACGAGTTCGGCATCGCCGGCGGCGAGCCCTACGGCGCCCTGATCGGCGATTACGAGTTCACCAACCACCCCGACGACATGGAGCTGCTGACCGGCGTCTCCAACGTCGCGGCCGCGGCCTTCGCTCCCTTCGTCTCGGCGGCCAGCCCGAAGCTGTTCGGCTTCGAGGACATGACCGACCTGTCGAAGCCGCGCGACCTGGAGAAGATCTTCGACAGCGTCGAGTATGCCAAGTGGCGCAGCTTCCGTGAGAGCGACGACAGCCGCTTCGTCACGCTGACCATGCCGCGCGTGCTCGCCCGCATGCCCTACGGCGCCAACACCAAGCCGATCGAGGAGTTCGCGTACGAGGAGGCCCCCTACGAGGGCGGCATCGCCCGTCCGATGCACCACAACGACTATTGCTGGATGAACTCCGCCTACGCGATGGGCCAGCGCCTGACCAACGCCTTCTCGCAGTATGGCTGGTGCACGGCCATCCGCGGCGCCGAGGGCGGCGGCAAGGTGGAGAACCTGCCCTTCCACACCTTCACCTCGGACGACGGCGACAGCGACGCCAAGTGCCCGACCGAGATCGGCATCACCGACCGCCGCGAGGCCGAGCTGTCGAAGCTGGGCTTCCTGCCGCTCTGCCACTACAAGAACCAGGACTACGCCGTCTTCTTCGGCGCCCAGACCACGCAGAAGCCCAAGAAGTACGACCGGCCGGAGGCGACCGCGAACGCCGCGATCTCCGCCCGCCTGCCCTACATCATGGCGACCTCGCGTTTCGCCCATTACCTGAAGATCATGGCGCGCGACAAGATCGGCTCCTTCATGGAGGCGAGCGACTGCGAGGCGTGGCTGAACCGCTGGATCCTGAACTACGTCAACGGCAACGAAGCCGCGGGCCAGGAGATGAAGGCGAAGTACCCGCTGGCCGAAGCCAAGGTGCAGGTGAAGGAGATTCCGGGCAAGCCCGGCTCCTACAACGCCGTCGCCTGGATGCGCCCGTGGCTGCAGATGGAGGAGCTGACCACCTCCATGCGCATGGTCGCCCGCATCCCGCAGGCCGGCTGA
- the tssB gene encoding type VI secretion system contractile sheath small subunit, protein MASIHQKLDRVRKPRVHITYDVETEGATVVKELPFVVGVLGDFSGDPTEPLKPLKDRKFIQIDRDNFNDVMARMTPGLKMKVENTLADDGTEMAVELAFKSMEDFEPGRVVQQVEPLRKLLETRNQLRDLLSKADRSEELEGLLERVLQNTDELKALSGELGSEKKEG, encoded by the coding sequence ATGGCGAGTATCCACCAGAAGCTGGATCGCGTGCGCAAGCCCCGCGTCCACATCACCTACGACGTCGAGACCGAAGGTGCGACCGTCGTCAAGGAGCTGCCCTTCGTCGTGGGCGTGCTCGGCGACTTCTCCGGCGACCCGACGGAGCCGCTGAAGCCCCTGAAGGACCGCAAGTTCATCCAGATCGACCGCGACAACTTCAACGACGTCATGGCCCGCATGACGCCCGGCCTGAAGATGAAGGTGGAAAACACCCTGGCCGACGACGGCACCGAGATGGCTGTCGAGCTGGCCTTCAAGTCGATGGAGGATTTCGAGCCGGGCCGCGTCGTCCAGCAGGTCGAGCCGCTGCGCAAGCTGCTGGAGACCCGCAACCAGCTGCGCGACCTGCTGAGCAAGGCCGACCGCTCGGAAGAGCTGGAGGGCCTGCTGGAGCGCGTGCTGCAGAACACCGACGAGCTGAAGGCGCTGAGCGGCGAGCTCGGCTCCGAGAAGAAGGAGGGTTGA
- the tssA gene encoding type VI secretion system protein TssA: MPTPQIFDIEELLQPIEGDTESGIDLRENASADYYTVKDARSAARAAERSMDVEDDAGGLLPEWRTILEVSPRILRTQAKDLEVTAWFIEALLRAEGYAGLRDGFALARGLVERFWDNLYPAPDEDGIATRVGPLTGLNGESADGTLIQPVRKVPLTMGDIPYSLWQYEQAIELAKITDEARRQARIDNGAVTWDQFEQSVRETPASEFKTLLEDIQGAIDEFEALGKVLYDKAGYDAPPAGNIRNVLTAALDAVNYAARDRLATLGGDETAAAETAAASTADPVAAGGGAVAAAGAKVQASGAVATREEAFKVLLQVADFFRKTEPHSPISYTLEEVVRRGRMSLQELLMELITDEETRRQFFIASGAKAPPPAEQSGY, encoded by the coding sequence ATGCCCACACCGCAGATTTTCGACATCGAAGAACTTTTGCAGCCCATCGAGGGCGATACCGAATCAGGCATCGACCTGCGCGAGAATGCCTCGGCAGACTATTACACCGTAAAGGATGCCCGCAGCGCCGCCCGTGCCGCGGAACGCTCCATGGATGTGGAGGATGACGCCGGCGGCCTTCTACCGGAATGGCGCACCATTCTCGAAGTCAGCCCGAGAATCCTGCGCACCCAGGCGAAGGATCTCGAGGTCACCGCCTGGTTCATCGAGGCGCTGCTGCGGGCCGAGGGCTACGCCGGCCTGCGCGACGGCTTCGCGCTCGCCCGCGGACTGGTGGAGCGGTTCTGGGACAATCTGTATCCGGCCCCGGACGAGGACGGCATCGCCACCCGCGTCGGCCCGCTGACCGGCCTGAACGGCGAATCGGCAGACGGCACGCTGATCCAGCCGGTCCGCAAGGTGCCGCTGACCATGGGCGACATTCCCTATTCGCTCTGGCAGTACGAACAGGCCATCGAACTGGCGAAGATCACCGACGAGGCCCGCCGACAGGCCCGCATCGACAACGGCGCCGTCACCTGGGACCAGTTCGAGCAGAGCGTCCGCGAAACGCCGGCTTCCGAATTCAAGACCTTGCTGGAGGACATCCAGGGCGCCATCGACGAGTTTGAGGCGCTTGGCAAGGTTCTCTACGACAAGGCCGGCTACGACGCGCCGCCGGCCGGCAACATCCGCAATGTGCTGACGGCGGCGCTGGATGCCGTCAACTACGCCGCGCGCGACCGTCTGGCAACGCTGGGCGGCGACGAAACCGCTGCCGCAGAGACCGCCGCCGCGTCCACAGCAGACCCGGTTGCGGCCGGCGGCGGGGCTGTCGCGGCGGCCGGCGCCAAGGTCCAGGCGAGCGGGGCTGTGGCAACGCGCGAAGAGGCCTTCAAGGTTCTCTTGCAGGTCGCCGATTTCTTCCGCAAGACGGAACCCCATTCCCCCATCTCCTACACGCTTGAGGAGGTGGTCCGCCGCGGCCGCATGTCGTTGCAGGAACTCCTGATGGAGCTCATCACCGACGAGGAAACGCGGCGGCAGTTCTTCATCGCGTCCGGCGCCAAGGCGCCGCCGCCGGCAGAGCAATCAGGGTATTGA
- a CDS encoding PAAR domain-containing protein, translated as MPPAARLGDLIKQDTPHCHAPIHPPALVPAPAPHPGLPLAIMLGSPTVLIGKAPAARLTDISAPCMLPGCIPAGPGMISQGSATVLINSLPAARINDMTAHVSCVAPIPAPVGKVMPPGCPTVIIGG; from the coding sequence ATGCCGCCCGCCGCCCGCCTCGGCGACCTGATCAAGCAGGACACGCCGCATTGCCACGCACCGATCCACCCGCCGGCCCTGGTGCCGGCGCCGGCGCCGCATCCCGGCCTGCCGTTAGCGATCATGCTGGGAAGTCCGACGGTTCTGATCGGCAAGGCCCCCGCGGCGCGGCTGACCGACATTTCCGCCCCCTGCATGCTGCCGGGCTGCATTCCGGCCGGGCCGGGCATGATCTCCCAGGGGTCGGCGACGGTGCTGATCAACAGCCTGCCAGCGGCGCGCATCAACGACATGACAGCCCATGTCAGCTGTGTCGCACCGATCCCCGCCCCGGTGGGCAAGGTGATGCCGCCCGGCTGTCCGACCGTCATCATCGGCGGCTGA
- a CDS encoding methyltransferase domain-containing protein has product MRLSHFERLRPVCPRCLATRGAAVPLALGIVEAADSQEVHWGTLVCGDEACAMEYPIVDGAPILVPDLRGWMAANGHLLTMRADIPAAMDGVLGDGFGPDSAFNATRQHLSSYGWDHYGDLDPTTPDGQAGSVVRCLSIGLDRLGALPAGPALDLGCGAGRTSFELAARGEDLVLGLDLHWPLLTLARRVMARGEAVFPLRRSGIAYDRQRIEARFAGAERVDFWIGDALFPPFAPRGFSLAAAMNVLDCVASPPALLRAIDAMVADGGGAVLATPFDWSTQATPVEAWLGGHSQRGDDAGRCDAVLARLLTPGAHPQSVERLNPFGEPLDVPWTVRMHDRAIMQYRTHLVMLRA; this is encoded by the coding sequence ATGCGCCTGTCCCACTTCGAACGTCTGCGCCCGGTCTGTCCGCGCTGCCTCGCCACCCGCGGCGCGGCGGTGCCTCTGGCGCTGGGCATCGTGGAAGCGGCGGACTCACAGGAGGTTCATTGGGGAACCCTGGTCTGCGGCGACGAGGCTTGCGCGATGGAATATCCCATCGTCGACGGGGCTCCGATCCTGGTGCCGGACCTGCGCGGATGGATGGCGGCGAACGGCCATCTGCTGACCATGCGGGCCGACATCCCGGCGGCGATGGATGGGGTGCTGGGCGACGGTTTCGGGCCGGACAGCGCGTTCAACGCCACCAGACAGCATCTGTCCAGCTATGGCTGGGACCATTATGGCGATCTCGATCCCACCACGCCTGATGGGCAGGCCGGTTCGGTCGTGCGCTGCCTGTCCATCGGACTGGACCGGTTGGGAGCGCTGCCGGCCGGTCCGGCGCTGGATCTCGGCTGCGGCGCCGGACGGACCAGTTTCGAGCTTGCGGCGCGCGGGGAGGATCTGGTGCTCGGCCTCGATCTGCACTGGCCCCTGCTCACGCTGGCGCGGCGTGTCATGGCGCGGGGGGAGGCCGTCTTTCCGCTGCGCCGTTCCGGCATCGCCTATGACCGGCAGCGGATCGAGGCGCGGTTCGCCGGGGCGGAGCGGGTGGATTTCTGGATCGGCGACGCGCTGTTCCCGCCCTTTGCTCCGCGCGGCTTCTCGCTGGCCGCAGCGATGAACGTTCTTGATTGCGTCGCCTCGCCGCCGGCCCTCCTGCGCGCCATCGACGCCATGGTCGCGGACGGCGGCGGCGCGGTGCTGGCGACGCCCTTCGACTGGTCGACGCAGGCGACGCCGGTTGAGGCTTGGCTGGGCGGCCATTCGCAACGCGGCGACGACGCCGGCCGTTGCGACGCCGTACTGGCGCGGCTGCTGACACCAGGGGCCCATCCGCAATCCGTCGAGCGCCTGAATCCTTTTGGAGAGCCGCTCGATGTTCCTTGGACGGTTCGGATGCATGACCGCGCCATCATGCAATATAGAACGCATTTGGTGATGTTACGGGCATGA